The Schistocerca gregaria isolate iqSchGreg1 chromosome 2, iqSchGreg1.2, whole genome shotgun sequence genome contains the following window.
GGAGAAATCCATATTACTACATATGTCATACATCGGTGTGCCTTGTtttacttgaaacactttgttcccATGTCACCTGTAATCATTATGGTAACTAATTAGGATTAGAATTAGAATTCTGTGAGTGGTTCCTTCACACACCATCTTTTTGATGGGTTTCCTGTTTTGTTCCCCATCAATGCCACATTTGGACAAGATATCATAAATGTATAGAATGCATGTGGGCACCTGCTAATCTCTGTGGATATACAAAATACTGATTTTGATGTGATGTATTGAGTGGTCATATTGGTGTTCAGTTGATTGTCCCACAAGGACTACCCTCAACTGACTGAAACAGCATCTGTGAACTGATGGAGAGACGTGCTGCATCTATCCTTCACAGTTTAGTACACATTGTAATTCATACCTTAAGGAGCTGCAGTTCACTTGAGTTTGATTTTATGCTAGTTTTTAGACATTATGTTCACATTTTTTTGTGACGAAATCTTTGCTGACAGCATTTGAAACAAGAAGGGATCAAACTGACATttcagtttgttaaaaaaaattgtttttgcttGTTTTAACAGCAGAAAAATCCAACAAGGTATGAAGGGACTTAAGTCCTGTAAAAGTTTGGACTAAATCGGTGTTTAATTTGTATTTTGAAAGGGAAAAACTTAGTTAATTATATTAGCAAATCtgttgattaattttttatttcagccTAGTGTGTGTTGAGCAGGTGAAGACTGAATGaagtatggagaaaaaaaaatttcaatcttTCAGAAAAATTGAGTGTCACATTAAAGTGGGCGATACCTTATTGTGCTTGAGATGGAAAATTTCAACTCGCATGTACTGCCAGATGCAATGCAAAAATGAGTTGCTTAGTGGGATGGAAAAGTGGGcatattaattatattctgaaggcCCAGGAAGACCAATAAATGAATCATAGAAATGACAAAAGGCAATTAAGTGGAAAAAGTGGGTGTGTAACCAGAAGAGATGttgaaaaatggagcaaagaaaacATTTGGTGGATTCCTAGTGATAAGAAAGGACCTATCTCCAATTTAAACTCTCTTGCAGTTAAAATGACTTCAGTAACTCTTGTCCTTTCTTGTAGTCACTAATCTCCTTGCTTTGGTAAAGGGCGAAAAAAATTATGGAATAGGCAGGATGTGACTGCATGTGAATCTGCTCAGGATCGTAATAAAGTAGCTTACTGGACTTCGTCTCTTATGTTTCAGCCTTTGGCAGACTTGCACTAGTTACATTCCTTTTTTGATAATTTGCAGAAAGTTgtattttttctctctcaacataaTGCATTCAGCACGAAATTTTTTGAGTGCTTTCTACATTAAGTAAGTTTTTATTCTGGAATGTTGCTGCATTATTGTGAATATTTTGGAAATGAACTGTTACAGGTGGTGAACAAGACTGTATTGACAACTTATGGGTTTCCTTCTGCTCAAGTTCTTGGTCTGGGTCAGATGGCTGCTACCGTAGCAGTACTCATTGTTGCACGGAGCATCAATGTGCTATCTTTCCCTCCATTTGATAGAGGCATCTTTCGTAAATTATGGCCACTGCCCCTGATTTACATGGGAAATGTTGTCTTTGGGCTCTATGGGACAAAACAACTTTCCTTGCCAATGCTTACAGTAagtataattttgtgtgtgttaaaTAGCTGATAGGATCATTATGTctacaaatttcatgaaaatactgaaaatcacaGGTTTTCTTCCAAATGTATAGCAGTAGATCAATCATTATTCTTCAGGCCACGTGATAAGAAAGCTCAAAGTGGACTTTCGCATTACTAGCTTATTGTTATTTTCATATGTACCATAGTGCACAACAAGACGATCTAATTACTCAGGGTCTGTTGCTTAATTGTGCTGTTCCATGATGAAAGAAATGATATATTTCTTATTGTAGGTGACAAAACAGTGGGTGCATCAAAGGTAAAAAATAATACTGCTTTCACATTTCTCTGTGTGCCTGACAATTGTAGCCAGGTAGCAGTAACGTGCAATGCATAGTAATGATTTCTTATTTACTatacacaactctctctctctctctcacacagacacagacactgacactgacacagacacagacacagagagagagagagagagagagagagagagagagaactactaTTGTAATGAATATGTTGTGACCATCAGAAATTCTGTGCTCTAATGAGAGTTGGATACAAATTTTGTTGCGTATTACATTGTGACAGTGTGTGAACATAGCTGTTAAACCCAGTATTAATTAATGGTGGTCTGCATTTGATACAGCAGCAATTATTTGGTATGGTAAATGATTCCCTTCGTTCTGTCAGCAAACGAGTATCTGGAGAACTACAAAGTAATGTTAATAGCACAATGTGTATGGTATTTAGTACTATTCATGACTGTTGAGAACAGCATTGTATAAGAATGACTCACCTGAAATTTGTATTGCTTGGTTGATGACCTGGTCATTTAAAAAATTAGTGAAATAATGTTTTCAGTGAAATAAGTCTTAGGTAGGTAAGAATAGGATTTGTGAATGTTGCTTGTGTATTGAAAAATTCGAACTACAGAAAACAGTTTCTTATAGAATTGTTGTTGTGCCATGCACAAATCGATTTTCCATGATTCGATGCATTAACATACAATGAATTATCCTAGACACTATAtagtcttgtgtaaactgttttgaAAAAAAGAGCCTCTGATCTAAATATCTCTTATTACAGGTTCTGCGACGTTTTTCGATTCTGATGACCATGGTAGGTGAATTTTATTTGCTGGGTGTTAGACCAACTACAGCTGTCCAAATATCTGTTTATACAATGATTCTTGGTGCAATAATTGCTGCAAGCAATGATTTGGCCTTCAGTGCAGAAGGTTACATATCAGTTTTGCTGAATGACTTCTTCACTGCAGCAAATGGTGTTGTGGTGAAACAAAAGCTGGATGCAGCAGAGCTTGGAAAGTATGGACTAATGTTTTATAATTCACTGTTCATGTTACCACCTGCCACTGTGTTTGCATGGGCCACAGGGGAACTGGACAGGGCCATTGCATTTTCTGATTGGGATCAGCCACTTTTTTTGGTGCAGTTTGCTGCCTCGTGTGTGATGGGCTTTGTGTTGACTTATTCTGTTATGCTTTGTACCATGTACAATTCAGCATTGACAACTACAGTTATTGGGTGCCTCAAGAATGTGTGTATTACTTATCTAGGTATGGTAATTGGTGGAGACTATATATTTTCTTGGCTGAATTTCATAGGCATCAACGTCAGTGTTATTGGCAGTCTTGTGTACACCTGGGTGACATTTAGAAGAAAACCAAGACAAGAGCCAAAGTCAAATGCTGCTGTCACAACAGTTGTATGATGAAGACTGAAGTGGTGGTATTCTCAGTGACAGTACGCATCTTACAGTGATACTGAAACTGTGATTTCACTTGACTTGCGTATGTGTGTAACTGCAACTGAACATGTGAAAAAGATCTCAAATTTAGTTCTTTTTGCTCATGTGCGATTCGAGGTGGTGATATGTTTGCTCTGTAGTATATCATAGGTTGAGCATGGTGAGAGAATGCAGAAAAAAGTGCACATTAATTCCAGTATATCAAACTAAACTCTACCCGGTACTTCATACAAGAGGGCAATGATCACAGCATTGACAAATTTTTATGCAATGCTACATAAGTGCTTTGAAAAGCTAGTCTGAAATTCTTCCTAGTGTGGTATATTTTTCTAAACATAATGAATGAAGTCAATAATTGAGATTCTAGTATATACTGTAAGAAGTTCTTACTTTAACAAATGTTAAACAGAATCTGTAAAATTACCATGtgttaaaattatttatgtaaatagcacatgcaaaatgtgtgtgtgtgtgtgtgtgtgtgtgtgtgtgtgtgtgtgtgtgtgtgtgaatttcagaCTCTTGGTTATGGCCTGAGTTACAGGAACTAGTTTACATTATTAATGAGCAGAGACTCACGTCGATCCACAAAAATACTTGTCatatgtcataataataataatcataatgccAGTGCAAAAATTAAGATCCTCAATTGTACACATACAGACAGTTGTCATTTGAGTGCAACAAATAGAAATACAGTATTGTGTTGCAAAATCTGGTAAATGAAACTTGCCATTTATTACTGCACTGAAGACACGTGGTGTGGAGTTCCATACACAGTGTTCGGACAGATTTCCGGACATGTGTTAGGtctgatacctctctctctctctctctctctctctctctctctctctctctctctctctctctctctctcttttcctctaaCTTTGCTGTGATGCACTCTTATGGATCACTCAATTAAATGAGTGTATTGATGATGGTTGTAAAATCTAACTCCAGATATTTGTATATAGATGACTTTCAACTGCTACTTAGAGAGACAGATTTTCAGTTAACAGCAAAGTGTTGCGCAGAGGCCTACCCATGTGTATGGTCGTTGTTTTCCTGCACATTTTGTGACAATGAAATATCAGTTACTTGCTGAAGGTGCTAAGCCTATTGTCAGCTTCACTTCACATATTGTAGAATGACtagtttttatgtgaaaattgtGCCATTTTTGGAAATGTTTGTGTTAATTATGTGCCATAATCAAACATTTTGTGCTCAGAATGAAGAAtgttacattttttgtgttttagtaGCTGGAGGGTTAATGATTAGAGGTCTTTGGAGATATTCCTTATTAAGTATACCAATAATAAGTTATCGGATGTCTTCTGTAATATAGTTTTTAGCTGACTTTAGTTTGTTACTCGGCATCCTTCAGTTTTAAAATTGTCACCTGCAGAAAGGCTGTTAAGACAATTCTTTAGGTTTGGGCTCTGATGAGACAAGACATTAACATACTTGATGAAACAATTACATCTCCTAGAAACTACATTCCTATGGACTGCTGCAGTAAAAGCCAGAGCACTGATATAAGCAGTTTGTGCCTGTCTTAATCATTTTCAGCCAACTCCTGTTTACTGAAACTCATTCCAGAGTTCTGCCTTTTCCAAGTAAGCTTTCACAATTATATTTAGCAACCCTAAAAGCACAGACATCACTGTTCCAGTCAACATAACAACTAGACCATTTGGTGCTCTcacctacatttgtctgtaccaattGTTGCATGGGCTCTGGTATGTAGTAATTAGTCCTAATTTTATTCACTTACACAGTATCAAAAACCTCCAGATGCACTTAAATATTGTCAGGCACCATATTAAAATGTTTTGAACCTGTTCTTGGTACATTAAGCAGTTGTACGCATCCAAAGTGCACACTGCCTTTACATGTGACGTTCTACATACAGGATGCAGTGTAATCATTCAGCTGAGATGCCTGATACCCTAGTATGGTTATGCTATGTGACAGTTTGTTTGATCTTTGCAAATATATGAACTTTCAAATAATGCTTACACACACACAACTCATTTTCTACATCTTTTGTGCTATGGCACACTGACTGCTTCACTTGAGTGTCAACTAACTGCTGTTTATCACATACCTTTATGAAATTTGCAACAAAAACATTACCATGACCATGGTTACCAACAGTGTGATGTTAAAGATTCCCATTGTATCACAGGAATTCGTAAAGTggtatgtcctcctcctcctcctcctcctccatgtagCAAGATAACGGTGGTACTATGCACAAGCTGAAGCCAGTTTAATTGGCATGATGGTAAGAATTGACACACCTTCCAAGGTTCCATGAAAAGGCGTGCTTCTGTGGCTCTCTCTGTGTACTTTTCTGCCAAACCATCAATTTGTGGCATTTATTATTTCACTAGAAATGCATTTATCATgcagtgttgcatgaacactcaAATTTGATGTGTTTAAGCAGTTATTATGCCcatgttccatatgtgaatggatcAGGAACAACCCCTAATGTATCATACaaagggaagtaccctctgccatgcactctaGTGacttgcaaagtatagatgtaaatgtagaatatgcttgctgtaattttTTCCACTCAGTTAGTAGCAAACACCTTACTTTTAAATTGTAAACAGTTCTAAAAGGTAAACAGACTGTGCAGGCGTGTACTGGCTGAAGTGGGTAGAACACCTCTTATATAGTAATGGAAAAGCAATCAAAGCAGTTGCCTCAAAGCTTGAGAACTTCTCAATAAATAATGTCTTGGGAGACTCGCATATACAAGTcacttgtttttttgtgtgtgtgtgtgtgtgtgtgtgtgtgtgtgtgtgtgtgtgtgtgtgtgtgtgtgtgtctcctgcactctgaggaggacatcaggCTGTGATATCTTGCACAGGAGGCAATACCCTAGATCATGAACATATAAATTTAAGGATGAATAATATTGATGCAAGCTAACAGAAGTGATAcctaataaaacttaaaactatcaGGAAGAATAAATTTAATTTGAGCTCTTGATTTGACACCATTAGCAAAGACTGATAAAATGTCATTGAACCTTTTGTAGGTTAGTGGATAGTTTTTTGGTTATTGGTGCAGAAGGCTTTGATTTTATTCCCCAGAGACAGTTTACAACAGACAAAATTACCCATAGAAAACCTAAAGGGTACACAACTTCCTTTAAGGGAAAGGTTATCACTGATTATGAAGGTAACCGGAGAAATCAAAATGTTGTTAGTTAAAATACCATACTATCCTTAGTGTGCAGGCAGCACTGATTACTGAATGTTAACATGCGTTCTGGAATTACTGAAAATTTAGCTAATTGCCTGTATAAAGGAAATTgtcataaatatacagggtgaacacagTCTTGccatgattataaaaatttatggccgaataactgtttgagataagttacatttgatgccattacataggttaatgttactagTTTTTGAAgcccacttacgttagtaaacctcgatgtgtgctcccttggtaggtcGGAGAATGTCGCGGCGGAttccagtacccacagcagcttttatcctagccttcagttcattATCAGCAACTGCTGTGACGAAGACTGTCCttcatatagccccagaaaaaagtcAATGGGCGTAATGTTTGTAGAGCATGGTGGCTAGGGTGTTAAactgttccttccaatccaccaatCTCGACATcactcccctctccagacattacgcctctTGACTTTTTTTTCCTGGGGCTATATCTAGGACAGAGTTTTCGTCACACCAGCTGCTgatgtcgacgaactgaaggctaggataaaagctgctttccagaaatctaggaatgtggaatctgccctTTGTCCTTCATCCAGTGTCAGCAGGATGTCGTGCAAGAAAAGAGCAAATGGAGTTTCGCAtgagtgatgttttctaaatcgatGATGATTTGTGGACagattttctgtctcaaggaaatatattcgaactcagaatatattcaagaattctgcagcaaactgacattAAGGATATTGCTCTTtatgtgggtccattcttttatgcTTCTTACGTATGGGAGACACCTGCCAATTTTTTCCATCCATTTGGAACTTTTCCTTGGGTGAGAGATTTGAGATACATGCAAGCTAAGGGGCAAGTGCCGCAGTGCATTTTTTTGTGAAACTGAACTGGTATTCCATCCAGATCTGGCAACTtacttttcagctctttcagttgcttctctatgcaaGGGGAGCCTATTATTGTGATTACTGTGTTCTCTCCATACAGCATATGTGACAgtcaaataaaaatatgtttgcaagatactcctgtgtgaatgatttcctgAAAGCAATCATATAAGAGgtcatcagttttcttttttattctcctgtatgattcttgtcagtaacttcgaGGCATGAGTTCTTTAGTGGATTGTGTGATACTTCTGACACTTATCGACTCAGCTGCAGTTGTgttatatacagcaaaattctggtGTCTCCTGGTTCAACCAAGACAGTCACCTGCTTCATGCTACACATACTAGAAAACTCTGCAGATTATGGTTGAAGTTTGAGGTAAATGTACTGCAGTGTTCTGCAGCACTAGGATTCAGGTTTGATAGGAATCTAACATCAGATGAGCTATTCAAATGATCCAGCTGCACCACTTCTCCTCTTGAGTCTCACTAACAGGGATGGGTTTGCCTGCAGGCCCAAATGCACTAGTAAGAGTTCACAAGTCGACATGCATTCGGATAGGTATTCTTGATGGCATTGCAGTTCTGGCTGTACTCCATTGAGAATATAAAAACAGATAATCTCAGAAGGTGAGGCAGATTGAGAGGTGGGTTCTATCCATGTTCCAAACACTAAAAAAAGTTTACAGAAAAAATTACTCCTCAAATACTACTGCGAGAATAGGACTATGCATTTCTAGGCTGAGATCAGTCATTGCTAGTAAAGACACTTTACCATTACACCAAAGAAAATACTCACTAAAAATGGGAAATTTAGGATGGAATAATGGCAGTATATCAGAAGGATAGATTGAGATTGCATCAGCCAAAAAGCCCATGTAACTCGTCACAGTTCGCTCCTCCATTAACCTCAACCTTGTATCATTATTTCCCAAATCCCTCAATATGCAAGCTAACATTAAATCTGCAGAAAGAACTAcaatccaccatctaaaaactgagctCAGTCTTATAATCCTACATTCTGGCAGATTGCAGCACTGTGGTTTTCAAAGGAAAGGTTTATCTGCCAGCAGGACTCTGGCAGTTGTCAGATTTGTCCACCTAAAAACTCTGCCACAGTGACTCCATTCCAGAAATCAAACAGGATCTCGAGCCTCTCCTCAAATCCTGAGTCTCCTCCTTGGTCACCATGACTAGTTACactctcacccataattacttctcctttgaaggcatcacctgcaaacaaatcAATGGTATGGCAGTGGGCACCTGCATgccccatcctatgccaacctattcatgggccattcagaggaatccttcctaaccacccagaattcCAAACTGCTCACCTAATTAAGATCATtgatatctttgtgatctggattgaggcTGAGGACagtctatccacattcctccagaacctggaCACCACCTCCATTTGCttgacctggtcctcctcaacccaacaagataCCTTCGTCAATGTTGCCCTCCAACCCAAAGATGGTTACTTGAGTACCTTTgttcacatcaaacctaccaaccacagcaatacctccacttcagcaGCTGTCATCCATTCTGTACCAAGAAGTCCCTCCCCCATATAGCctagtcgccagtggtcgtcacATCTCTGATAATGAACAGTGCCTCTTGAACTGTACCAATGGCCTCATTGAGTATTCTGCAGATgaaaaccttgtacagaaacagatctcgtgCCTTCCCTCtcaagtcacccaccacctccttaGGTCCCACCATACAGCCCCATAGGAGCATTTCCCTCGTGATTCAGTAGCACACCCAGGACTGGAGctgctgaatcacattctccaccaatgTTTCGTACCCTGAAATGGAGAATattctacccactatccttccaacccctcccacagtggtattccactgcccaccaaaccttCACAATATCCTCATTCTTTCTTAAACAACTCTTGCTGCCCATCAAACCTTCGCAATATCCTCTTACACAACTCTTGCTCCCAAACCCTTGCctcttggctcaaatggttcaaatgtctctgagcactatgggacttaacaactgaggtcatcagtcccctagaactcagaactacttaaacctaactaaccaaaggacatcacacacatccatgcccgaggcaggattcaagcctgcgaccgtagcggccgtgcagttccagactgaagcgcctagaactggtcaaccacaccggccggccctcttGGCTCACATCCCTGTTATAGACCTGTCTcatacacaccaccaccaccaccaccacaaccaccacctacttcagtccagtcacaagcatcacctatcccatcaa
Protein-coding sequences here:
- the LOC126324835 gene encoding UDP-sugar transporter UST74c-like, with translation MGLPNSETTEPTTALVRRIGSAVLYGACSFLITVVNKTVLTTYGFPSAQVLGLGQMAATVAVLIVARSINVLSFPPFDRGIFRKLWPLPLIYMGNVVFGLYGTKQLSLPMLTVLRRFSILMTMVGEFYLLGVRPTTAVQISVYTMILGAIIAASNDLAFSAEGYISVLLNDFFTAANGVVVKQKLDAAELGNISEKNRQYVTVHCLVGKKFDNICVHKWTLRLYFLTSEYYAKVNFILC